The proteins below come from a single Afipia felis ATCC 53690 genomic window:
- a CDS encoding class I SAM-dependent methyltransferase: protein MTIDVIDLRGFYSQRVGAVARRLISHGVMRHWPDTQGQRLLGLGYPTPYLGLFRESCERCFAFMPAAQGVLKWPTARPTLSTLVDEFSLPLADAAVDRILLVHALEMSDDPDSLMREVWRVLAPSGRIMVVLPNRRGVWARTDSTPFGHGQPYSRSQVTQLLRRTWFTPIAWSEALFVPPIDSGWMLRSAMAWEKIGAALSSPFPGVLLVEATKQVYRGIPAKRERTRLIPALEPALVPRPLRRE, encoded by the coding sequence ATGACCATCGACGTCATCGATCTTCGCGGGTTCTATTCGCAGCGCGTCGGCGCGGTGGCGCGGCGTCTCATCAGCCACGGCGTCATGCGGCACTGGCCGGATACGCAGGGCCAGCGGTTGCTCGGCCTCGGCTATCCGACACCTTACCTCGGACTGTTTCGTGAAAGCTGCGAGCGCTGCTTCGCGTTCATGCCGGCCGCGCAGGGTGTATTGAAATGGCCGACGGCAAGGCCGACGCTGTCTACGCTGGTCGATGAATTTTCGCTGCCGTTGGCAGATGCGGCGGTCGATCGCATCCTGCTCGTGCATGCGCTGGAGATGTCCGACGATCCTGACAGTCTCATGCGCGAGGTGTGGCGGGTGCTCGCGCCCTCGGGACGGATCATGGTGGTGCTCCCCAATCGTCGTGGCGTCTGGGCGCGAACCGACAGCACGCCGTTCGGCCATGGCCAGCCTTATTCGCGAAGCCAGGTCACGCAATTGTTGCGGCGGACTTGGTTCACGCCGATTGCATGGAGCGAAGCTCTGTTCGTTCCGCCGATCGACAGCGGCTGGATGCTGCGCTCGGCGATGGCATGGGAAAAAATCGGTGCAGCGCTGTCGTCGCCGTTTCCTGGCGTGCTGCTCGTCGAGGCGACGAAGCAGGTCTATCGCGGTATTCCCGCCAAGCGCGAGCGAACACGACTTATCCCGGCGCTGGAGCCTGCGCTTGTACCGCGGCCGCTGCGTCGGGAATGA
- the ptsP gene encoding phosphoenolpyruvate--protein phosphotransferase, whose protein sequence is MRSALGGPRVLLRRLREVMAEQVSAQDRLDKIVVLIAANMVAEVCSTYVLRVDNTLELYATEGLNPDAVHKTVLSAHEGLVGLVASEAQPLNLSDAQNHPAYSYRPETGEEIYHSFLGVPILRAGNTLGVLVVQNRARRTYVEEEVEALQTTAMVLAEMIASGELSSLAPPGAEPAARISVHKSGSILSEGIALGHVVLHEPRVVITNYIAEDVPREIKRLDSAVTKLRADLDRMLERGDVAEGGDHRDVLEAYRMFANDQGWQHRLREAVATGLTAEAAVERVQSDTRARMLRSTDPYLRDRLHDLEDLGHRLMRQLVGRDHAPSREQLPDNAILVARSMGPAALLDYDRNRLRGLVLEEGTANSHVSIVARALGIPAIGEVANAPGLADPGDAIIVDGTSGSIYVRPSQEIQSAYAERVRFRARRQEQYRELRDKPCRTKDGQSIELMLNAGLIIDLPHIEDAGAAGIGLFRTELQFMVSTSLPRTSEQLSLYRTVLDAAGDKPVTFRTLDIGGDKALPYMDTIVEENPALGWRAIRLGLDRPGLLRGQIRALLRAAAGRALRIMFPMVTVVREFDQAKTMVERELTYLRQHGHTLPERIDVGTMIEVPALLYQLDDLFERVDFVSVGSNDLFQFLYAVDRGNARVTDRFDTMSAPILRALRHIARKGKEAGKSVSLCGEMASQPLGALALIALGYRSMSVNATAHGPVKALILELDAAKIEAEMEKWLDTPYDRVPIREKLMAFAEAEGLPL, encoded by the coding sequence ATGCGCAGCGCGCTGGGAGGCCCCCGCGTCTTGTTAAGGCGGCTGCGCGAAGTGATGGCCGAACAGGTCAGCGCGCAGGACCGCCTCGACAAGATCGTGGTGCTGATCGCCGCCAACATGGTGGCGGAGGTCTGCTCGACCTACGTGCTGCGCGTGGACAATACCCTCGAACTCTACGCCACCGAGGGTCTCAATCCCGACGCCGTGCACAAGACCGTACTGAGCGCGCATGAAGGCCTCGTCGGCCTCGTCGCAAGCGAAGCCCAGCCGCTCAATCTGTCCGATGCCCAGAACCATCCGGCCTATTCATACCGTCCGGAAACCGGCGAAGAAATTTACCACTCTTTCCTCGGCGTGCCGATTCTGCGCGCGGGCAACACGCTCGGCGTGCTCGTGGTGCAGAACCGCGCGCGACGCACCTATGTCGAGGAAGAAGTCGAGGCGCTGCAGACCACCGCGATGGTGCTCGCAGAGATGATCGCCTCGGGCGAACTGTCCTCACTCGCCCCGCCCGGTGCCGAACCCGCCGCCCGCATCTCGGTCCACAAGTCCGGCTCGATCCTGTCGGAAGGCATCGCACTCGGCCATGTCGTGCTCCACGAGCCGCGTGTCGTCATCACCAACTATATCGCTGAAGACGTGCCGCGTGAGATCAAGCGGCTCGACAGCGCTGTCACCAAATTGCGGGCCGATCTCGACCGGATGCTGGAGCGGGGCGACGTCGCCGAAGGCGGCGATCATCGCGACGTGCTCGAAGCCTACCGCATGTTCGCCAACGACCAGGGCTGGCAGCATCGCCTGCGCGAAGCGGTCGCGACCGGCCTCACCGCCGAGGCCGCTGTCGAGCGCGTGCAGTCCGACACCCGTGCGCGCATGCTGCGTTCGACCGATCCTTACTTGCGCGACCGCCTGCACGACCTCGAGGATCTCGGTCACCGCCTGATGCGCCAGCTCGTCGGCCGCGATCATGCCCCCTCGCGCGAACAATTGCCCGACAACGCGATCCTCGTCGCGCGCTCGATGGGTCCGGCCGCTCTGCTCGATTACGACCGCAACAGGCTGCGCGGCCTCGTGCTCGAGGAAGGCACCGCAAACTCGCACGTCTCGATCGTGGCGCGCGCGCTCGGCATTCCGGCGATCGGCGAAGTCGCCAACGCACCGGGCCTCGCCGATCCGGGCGACGCCATCATCGTCGACGGCACGTCCGGCTCGATCTATGTGCGGCCCTCGCAGGAAATCCAGTCCGCCTATGCTGAGCGCGTGCGCTTCCGCGCAAGGCGGCAGGAGCAGTATCGCGAGCTGCGCGACAAGCCATGCAGGACAAAAGATGGCCAGTCGATCGAACTGATGCTCAATGCGGGCCTCATCATCGACCTGCCGCATATCGAGGATGCGGGCGCGGCTGGCATCGGCCTGTTCCGCACCGAGCTGCAGTTCATGGTCTCCACCAGCCTGCCGCGCACCAGCGAGCAGCTTTCGCTGTATCGCACCGTGCTGGATGCCGCAGGCGACAAGCCGGTGACATTCCGCACGCTCGACATCGGCGGCGACAAAGCGCTGCCTTATATGGATACGATCGTCGAGGAGAACCCAGCGCTGGGCTGGCGTGCGATCCGGCTCGGCCTTGATCGTCCCGGCCTGTTGCGCGGCCAGATTCGCGCGTTGCTGCGCGCTGCTGCGGGCCGTGCGCTGCGCATCATGTTTCCGATGGTCACCGTGGTGCGCGAATTCGATCAGGCCAAGACCATGGTTGAGCGCGAACTGACCTATCTGCGGCAGCACGGCCATACGCTGCCCGAGCGCATCGATGTCGGCACCATGATCGAAGTCCCGGCATTGCTCTATCAGCTCGACGATCTGTTCGAACGCGTCGATTTTGTCTCGGTCGGCTCCAACGATCTTTTCCAATTCCTGTACGCGGTGGACCGCGGCAACGCGCGCGTCACCGACCGCTTCGACACCATGTCGGCGCCGATCCTGCGGGCGCTGCGCCACATCGCGCGCAAGGGCAAGGAAGCCGGGAAATCCGTGTCACTGTGCGGCGAGATGGCCTCGCAGCCGCTCGGCGCGCTGGCGCTGATCGCGCTCGGCTACCGTTCGATGTCGGTGAACGCCACGGCCCACGGCCCGGTGAAAGCGCTGATCCTCGAACTCGACGCCGCGAAGATCGAAGCCGAGATGGAGAAATGGCTCGACACGCCTTACGACCGCGTTCCGATACGCGAAAAGCTGATGGCATTCGCCGAAGCGGAAGGCCTGCCGTTGTAG
- the ubiG gene encoding bifunctional 2-polyprenyl-6-hydroxyphenol methylase/3-demethylubiquinol 3-O-methyltransferase UbiG, with product MTDTSHATSNSSPSVDPAEVARFSKLSSDWWDPNGRMKPLHRINPLRLAYIRDAACRKFERNPKSLNCLSGLRILDIGCGAGLLCEPLARLGAQVVGIDPSETNISVAKLHAERGHLSIDYRCTTVEEIDLRERFDIVLAMEVVEHVTDVGAFLLRCSAAMKPSGLMTVSTLNRTWKSFALAIVGAEYVLRWLPRGTHQWDKFVTPEELTHYLDACKLGITEQTGVVFNPLADRWSLSSDMDVNYMVIAESL from the coding sequence ATGACCGATACCTCTCACGCCACATCGAATTCTTCGCCGAGCGTCGATCCGGCCGAGGTCGCGCGCTTCTCGAAACTGTCGTCGGACTGGTGGGACCCGAACGGCCGGATGAAGCCGCTGCACCGGATCAATCCGCTGCGGCTTGCCTATATCCGTGACGCCGCCTGCCGCAAGTTCGAGCGCAACCCGAAAAGCCTGAACTGCCTGTCGGGCCTGCGAATCCTCGATATCGGCTGCGGCGCGGGCCTTCTGTGCGAGCCGCTGGCGCGGTTGGGTGCCCAGGTCGTCGGCATCGATCCGTCCGAAACCAATATTTCGGTGGCGAAGCTGCATGCCGAACGCGGCCATCTCAGCATCGATTACCGCTGCACCACGGTCGAGGAGATCGATCTGCGCGAGCGATTCGACATCGTGCTGGCGATGGAGGTCGTCGAGCATGTCACCGATGTCGGCGCATTTTTGCTGCGCTGTTCGGCCGCGATGAAGCCGTCGGGGCTGATGACCGTCTCGACGCTCAACCGCACCTGGAAGAGTTTCGCGCTTGCGATCGTAGGCGCGGAATATGTGCTGCGCTGGCTGCCGCGTGGCACCCATCAGTGGGACAAGTTCGTCACCCCCGAAGAGCTCACGCATTATCTCGATGCCTGCAAGCTTGGCATCACCGAGCAGACCGGCGTGGTATTCAATCCGCTCGCCGACCGCTGGAGTCTGTCGTCCGACATGGACGTCAACTACATGGTGATCGCTGAAAGCCTGTAA
- a CDS encoding aspartate kinase — MGRLVMKFGGTSVANIERIQNVARHVKREVDAGHDVAVVVSAMSGKTNELVGWAQQTSALHDAREYDAIVASGEQVTSGLLAIALQALGIQARSWQGWQIPIETSDAHASARITGIDGSELIKRFKDRREVAVIAGFQGIHQESGRITTLGRGGSDTSAVAIAAAIHADRCDIYTDVDGVYTTDPRVVPKAQRLDKVAFEEMLEMASQGAKVLQVRSVELGLVHNVPVFVRSSFVKPEDIDPHGTPPGTLICSEEEIVESQVVTGIAFSKDEAQISVRRIEDKPGVAASIFGPLAEANINVDMIVQNVSEDGRFTDLTFTVPASDFTRAQDVIAKAKDKIGYERVDTATDVAKISAIGVGMRSHAGVAARAFAALSERNINIRAITTSEIKFSLLIDAAYTELAVRTLHTLYGLDAKT, encoded by the coding sequence ATGGGCCGCCTTGTCATGAAGTTCGGCGGCACGTCCGTCGCCAACATCGAGCGTATTCAGAACGTCGCCCGCCATGTCAAACGCGAGGTCGACGCCGGGCATGATGTCGCGGTCGTCGTCTCGGCGATGTCGGGCAAGACCAATGAACTGGTCGGCTGGGCGCAGCAAACCTCTGCCCTGCACGATGCGCGCGAATACGACGCCATCGTCGCTTCCGGCGAACAGGTCACCTCAGGCCTGCTTGCCATCGCGTTGCAGGCGCTCGGCATCCAGGCCCGCTCCTGGCAGGGCTGGCAGATTCCGATCGAGACCAGCGATGCCCATGCATCCGCGCGCATCACTGGCATCGACGGGTCCGAACTCATCAAGCGATTCAAGGACCGCCGGGAAGTCGCCGTTATCGCCGGCTTCCAGGGCATCCATCAGGAATCCGGCCGCATCACCACGCTCGGCCGTGGCGGTTCCGACACGTCGGCGGTGGCGATCGCGGCTGCGATCCACGCCGATCGTTGCGATATCTACACCGACGTCGACGGCGTCTACACCACCGACCCGCGCGTGGTGCCGAAGGCGCAGCGCCTCGACAAGGTGGCATTCGAGGAAATGCTGGAAATGGCCTCGCAGGGCGCCAAGGTGCTGCAGGTCCGTTCGGTCGAACTCGGCCTCGTGCACAACGTGCCGGTGTTTGTCCGCTCCAGTTTCGTCAAGCCAGAGGATATCGACCCGCACGGCACGCCGCCGGGAACGCTGATCTGCAGCGAGGAGGAAATCGTGGAAAGCCAAGTCGTCACCGGCATCGCCTTCTCCAAGGACGAAGCCCAGATTTCGGTGCGCCGCATCGAGGACAAGCCTGGTGTCGCGGCCTCGATCTTCGGACCGCTGGCAGAGGCCAACATCAATGTCGACATGATCGTGCAGAACGTGTCGGAAGACGGTCGCTTCACCGACCTCACCTTCACGGTGCCGGCCTCGGATTTCACCCGCGCGCAGGATGTGATCGCCAAAGCCAAGGACAAGATCGGCTACGAGCGGGTCGATACCGCAACCGACGTCGCAAAAATCTCGGCAATCGGCGTCGGCATGCGCAGCCACGCGGGCGTCGCCGCACGCGCCTTCGCAGCGCTGTCGGAGCGCAATATCAACATCCGCGCGATCACGACATCGGAAATCAAGTTTTCGCTCTTGATCGACGCCGCGTATACCGAGCTTGCGGTCCGCACGCTCCACACCCTCTACGGACTCGACGCCAAGACCTGA
- a CDS encoding MarC family protein yields the protein MNNIAEIVNAFLLVYAALFPVVNPVGGAPIFLRLTNRIPKARLPALARGVAINSFILLLCSLFIGSHVLVFFGITLPVVRIAGGLVVAAFGWQLLQQGDDIEDREHPGPRSTVDAFYPLTMPLTVGPGSISVAITLGSQRPASETDLTQLAVLGGGALAGLLAVAATIYVCYRFASNIVSVLGERGTNVMMRLSAFLLFCIGIQIIWSGLRSLVPPASFASLALPL from the coding sequence GTGAACAACATCGCAGAGATCGTGAATGCGTTCCTGCTGGTCTATGCGGCGCTGTTTCCTGTGGTCAATCCGGTCGGCGGCGCGCCGATCTTCCTGCGGCTCACCAACCGCATTCCGAAAGCGCGGCTGCCTGCGCTGGCGCGCGGCGTCGCGATCAACAGTTTCATCTTGCTGCTGTGCTCGCTGTTCATCGGCTCGCATGTGCTGGTGTTCTTCGGCATCACACTGCCGGTGGTGCGCATCGCCGGCGGCCTCGTCGTCGCGGCGTTCGGCTGGCAACTTTTGCAGCAGGGCGACGACATCGAGGACCGCGAACACCCCGGCCCGCGCAGCACGGTCGACGCCTTTTACCCTCTCACCATGCCGCTGACCGTCGGTCCCGGCTCCATCTCGGTCGCGATCACGCTGGGCAGCCAGCGGCCGGCTTCCGAGACCGACCTGACCCAGCTCGCCGTACTCGGCGGCGGGGCCCTCGCCGGACTTCTGGCGGTCGCCGCGACGATCTACGTCTGTTACCGCTTCGCCAGCAACATCGTCAGCGTGCTCGGCGAACGCGGCACCAATGTCATGATGCGGCTGTCGGCCTTCCTGCTGTTCTGTATCGGCATCCAGATCATCTGGAGCGGCCTGCGCAGCCTTGTTCCGCCGGCCAGCTTCGCCTCGCTGGCGTTACCTTTATAA
- a CDS encoding PH domain-containing protein: MGRYVDEILQPGEQLRYSTTIHGIVYAPGLVCLALAAAALIGAWTTLEGTLVAVLIAAAAVLAALGLVWLLSAWFRRWTTETDVTSLRVVHKEGFIKRNTFEMSLDKVESVDVVQSILGRIFGWGDVTVKGVGEGHKTMNMIASPLQFRNHITAH, encoded by the coding sequence ATGGGCCGTTATGTCGACGAGATTTTGCAGCCGGGGGAGCAGCTTCGCTATTCGACGACCATCCACGGCATCGTCTATGCGCCCGGCCTCGTTTGTCTTGCACTGGCGGCTGCGGCCCTGATCGGGGCATGGACGACGCTGGAGGGGACGCTGGTCGCGGTGCTGATCGCGGCCGCGGCGGTTCTGGCGGCCCTTGGCCTCGTCTGGCTGTTGAGCGCCTGGTTTCGCCGCTGGACCACGGAGACGGACGTCACGAGCCTGCGGGTGGTCCACAAGGAAGGATTCATCAAGCGCAATACGTTCGAGATGAGCCTCGACAAGGTGGAAAGCGTCGACGTCGTGCAAAGCATTCTGGGGAGAATCTTCGGTTGGGGCGATGTTACGGTGAAGGGCGTCGGCGAAGGGCATAAAACGATGAACATGATCGCCTCGCCGCTGCAATTCCGCAATCACATCACTGCGCATTGA
- the prfA gene encoding peptide chain release factor 1, whose amino-acid sequence MLPNAKLDILLARHATLEAELMGQVSADTYVRATRELAEITPVVDAVKAYRAGASELADLESMIADPATDADMRAMAESERPALLERQTELEQHIRIALLPKDAMDERNVMLEVRAGTGGDEASLFAGDLFRMYERFATLQGWKVEVISASEGTMGGYKEIVAEVQGRGAFAKLKFESGVHRVQRVPDTEASGRIHTSAATVAVLPEAEDIDIDIKDTDLRIETMRAQGAGGQHVNKTESAIRITHIPTGIVVNMQDSRSQHKNRASAMNILRSRVLDAERQRAASERSADRRGQVGSGDRSERIRTYNFPQGRVTDHRINLTLYKLPQVIAGEALGELVDALTTEHQAALLAAENSA is encoded by the coding sequence ATGCTGCCCAACGCCAAACTCGATATTCTGCTTGCCCGCCATGCCACTCTCGAAGCGGAGCTGATGGGGCAGGTCAGCGCCGACACCTACGTGCGCGCGACCCGCGAACTGGCCGAGATCACTCCGGTAGTCGATGCGGTGAAAGCCTACCGCGCCGGTGCTTCCGAGCTTGCCGACCTCGAATCCATGATCGCCGATCCCGCGACCGACGCCGACATGCGGGCGATGGCGGAAAGCGAACGCCCGGCTCTGCTCGAACGGCAGACCGAACTGGAACAGCATATCCGCATCGCGCTGCTGCCGAAGGACGCAATGGACGAGCGCAACGTGATGCTGGAAGTCCGCGCCGGCACCGGTGGCGACGAGGCTTCGCTGTTCGCGGGCGACCTGTTTCGGATGTATGAGCGCTTCGCCACGCTGCAAGGCTGGAAGGTGGAGGTGATCTCCGCGAGCGAAGGCACGATGGGCGGCTACAAGGAAATCGTCGCCGAGGTGCAGGGGCGCGGCGCATTCGCAAAACTCAAATTCGAATCCGGCGTGCATCGTGTGCAGCGCGTACCGGACACCGAGGCATCCGGCCGCATCCACACCTCCGCCGCGACAGTCGCGGTGCTGCCGGAGGCCGAGGATATCGACATCGATATCAAGGACACGGATCTGCGCATCGAGACCATGCGCGCGCAAGGTGCGGGCGGACAGCACGTCAACAAGACCGAATCCGCCATCCGTATCACGCACATTCCGACCGGCATCGTCGTCAACATGCAGGACAGCCGCTCGCAACATAAAAACCGCGCGTCCGCGATGAACATCTTGCGCTCGCGCGTACTCGACGCCGAACGCCAGCGCGCCGCATCCGAGCGCTCCGCCGACCGGCGCGGACAGGTCGGCTCCGGCGATCGCTCCGAGCGCATCCGCACCTATAATTTTCCGCAGGGCCGTGTCACCGACCACCGCATCAATCTCACTCTCTACAAACTGCCGCAGGTGATCGCGGGCGAAGCACTGGGCGAACTGGTCGACGCGCTCACGACCGAGCATCAGGCCGCACTTCTGGCCGCCGAGAATTCCGCGTGA
- a CDS encoding DUF4167 domain-containing protein: protein MRNGQNNNKRMRGRNNNNHNNNRRSQNPMTRVFESNGPDIKIRGTASHIAEKYVQLARDARSSGDPVAAENYYQHAEHYFRLIAAAQEQLRQNQPQQQQQPRMDNDLGEEAGEEDSYSNFGAEPGFAPQPQQFTPREQQPYPQPREQPQPREYREPRENRQPQAQPETGAAGLPSFITGGAQPAAGLESNATGAPPQGERFAHRRRRPRGPRPEAQAAMPQENGDLASE, encoded by the coding sequence ATGAGGAACGGTCAGAACAACAACAAGCGTATGCGCGGTCGCAACAATAACAACCATAACAACAACCGCCGTAGCCAGAACCCGATGACCCGGGTGTTCGAATCCAACGGTCCTGACATCAAGATCCGCGGTACCGCATCCCATATCGCCGAGAAATACGTTCAACTCGCGCGCGACGCCCGCTCCTCGGGCGACCCGGTCGCGGCGGAAAACTACTACCAGCACGCCGAACACTATTTCCGCCTGATCGCAGCCGCGCAGGAACAGCTCCGGCAGAACCAGCCCCAGCAGCAGCAACAGCCGCGCATGGACAACGACCTCGGCGAGGAAGCCGGCGAGGAAGACAGCTATTCGAACTTCGGCGCGGAGCCGGGCTTCGCCCCGCAGCCCCAGCAGTTCACGCCGCGCGAGCAGCAGCCCTATCCGCAGCCGCGCGAACAACCGCAGCCGCGTGAATATCGCGAGCCACGCGAGAACCGCCAGCCGCAGGCGCAGCCCGAGACCGGCGCAGCAGGCTTGCCCTCATTCATCACCGGCGGTGCACAGCCTGCAGCGGGCCTCGAGTCCAATGCCACCGGCGCGCCGCCACAGGGCGAACGCTTCGCCCATCGCCGCCGTCGTCCGCGCGGTCCGCGACCCGAAGCACAGGCCGCGATGCCGCAGGAAAACGGCGATCTCGCCAGCGAGTAA
- the prmC gene encoding peptide chain release factor N(5)-glutamine methyltransferase — protein MSLNGLSLDQARREIRARLEVAGIESPELDARLLLGEVLRLDLTRLIAASARTLTADEAAALESVTRRRIDGEPVARILGHKEFWGLSFALSPATLVPRPDTETIVEAALDILKREGRANDALRIADIGTGSGAILLALLSELSNAHGIGTDINPDALSTAAHNAAVLGLDERASFVECNYADTLHGPFDLIVSNPPYIPSRDINDLSIEVRAHDPRLALDGGADGLDAYRVIAPAALELLAPGGVIVFEIGQGQERDVARLLTAAGLGPDVPAKPDLNGIPRAVVGRKPFI, from the coding sequence GTGAGCCTCAACGGTCTCAGCCTCGATCAGGCGCGGCGCGAGATTCGCGCGCGCCTCGAAGTTGCAGGAATAGAATCGCCCGAACTCGATGCGCGGCTGCTACTCGGCGAGGTTTTGCGGCTTGACCTCACCCGCTTGATCGCCGCCTCTGCGCGCACGCTCACTGCAGACGAGGCGGCAGCGCTTGAATCCGTCACCCGGCGGCGGATCGACGGCGAGCCCGTCGCGCGCATCCTCGGCCACAAGGAATTCTGGGGCCTGTCCTTTGCGCTGTCCCCGGCGACGCTGGTACCGCGCCCCGACACCGAAACGATTGTCGAGGCGGCGCTGGATATCCTCAAGCGGGAAGGACGAGCTAACGACGCGCTTCGCATCGCCGACATCGGCACCGGCTCCGGCGCGATCCTGCTCGCGCTGCTGTCCGAACTGTCGAATGCGCACGGCATCGGCACCGACATTAACCCCGACGCGCTAAGCACCGCCGCGCATAACGCTGCCGTGCTCGGCCTGGACGAACGAGCAAGCTTCGTCGAATGCAATTACGCCGACACCTTACACGGCCCGTTCGATCTGATCGTCTCGAACCCGCCCTACATTCCATCGCGCGACATTAACGATCTCTCCATCGAGGTACGCGCGCACGATCCGCGCCTGGCGCTCGACGGCGGTGCCGACGGGCTCGATGCCTATCGCGTGATCGCGCCCGCCGCCCTCGAACTTCTGGCGCCCGGCGGCGTTATCGTCTTTGAAATTGGACAGGGCCAGGAGCGCGATGTGGCCCGCCTGCTGACCGCAGCAGGGCTTGGTCCGGATGTCCCGGCAAAACCCGACCTGAACGGGATTCCGAGGGCCGTCGTAGGAAGGAAACCCTTCATTTAA